From Streptomyces yatensis, one genomic window encodes:
- a CDS encoding DUF4229 domain-containing protein, protein MFRYTLMRLGIFVGSFLVIWGLVYVRVLPSGLGSSNLFWVALLALVVSAPLSWVMLRRQRDAVAVQVAERVDRAKERLAANQSQEDGV, encoded by the coding sequence ATGTTCCGCTACACCCTCATGCGCTTGGGAATCTTCGTCGGCTCGTTCCTGGTCATCTGGGGCCTGGTCTACGTGCGGGTGCTGCCCTCCGGCCTCGGCAGCTCCAACCTCTTCTGGGTGGCGCTGCTCGCGCTGGTCGTCTCCGCGCCGCTCAGCTGGGTGATGCTGCGCAGGCAGCGGGACGCCGTGGCCGTCCAGGTCGCCGAGAGGGTGGACCGCGCCAAGGAGCGGCTGGCGGCGAACCAGAGCCAGGAGGACGGCGTCTGA
- a CDS encoding GNAT family N-acetyltransferase, which translates to MSLRFELDPEVTPELLDSVCSLWADVSNADGAVGFVPPVTEDDIRPELLKHLAAMTEGRTRLLIGRDEDGTVAATAFFTFNVHRLMRHWCWLYTVMVHPSHQGKGYGRALMAAAEDGARDMDGIRGIRLTCRGGTGADRFYEACGYKEVGRVPGAIRVADDDFRDDVTMWLPLN; encoded by the coding sequence ATGTCCCTGCGCTTTGAACTCGACCCCGAGGTCACCCCCGAGCTGCTCGACTCCGTCTGTTCCCTCTGGGCCGACGTATCGAACGCGGACGGCGCCGTCGGCTTCGTACCGCCCGTGACCGAGGACGACATACGCCCCGAGCTGCTCAAGCACCTCGCCGCGATGACGGAGGGCCGGACCCGTCTGCTCATCGGCCGTGACGAGGACGGCACCGTGGCCGCCACCGCGTTCTTCACCTTCAACGTCCACCGGCTGATGCGCCACTGGTGCTGGCTCTACACCGTGATGGTGCACCCCTCCCACCAGGGCAAGGGGTATGGCCGCGCCCTTATGGCCGCCGCCGAGGACGGCGCGCGCGATATGGACGGCATCCGGGGGATACGGCTCACCTGCCGCGGCGGCACCGGCGCGGACCGCTTCTACGAGGCGTGTGGCTACAAGGAGGTCGGGCGGGTGCCCGGCGCGATCAGGGTCGCGGACGACGACTTCCGGGACGACGTCACCATGTGGCTGCCGCTGAATTGA
- a CDS encoding UdgX family uracil-DNA binding protein (This protein belongs to the uracil DNA glycosylase superfamily, members of which act in excision repair of DNA. However, it belongs more specifically to UdgX branch, whose founding member was found to bind uracil in DNA (where it does not belong), without cleaving it, appears to promote DNA repair by a pathway involving RecA, rather than base excision.), with the protein MTGTKSPEDAYTAAPFVPDGADLDALREAAAGCRGCPLHRATTQTVFGAGDPGARAMLVGEQPGDQEDRQGKPFVGPAGKVLDRALAEAGIDPDETYITNAVKHFKFTHVPERGKRRIHKPPSLRELSACGPWLEAEVELIGPEVIVALGATAGKALLGSSFRVTKERGTRLEGDASGPARGALIVPTIHPSAVLRADDREAVYEGLVADLRVVAEVLG; encoded by the coding sequence ATGACCGGTACGAAGAGCCCCGAGGACGCGTACACCGCCGCCCCCTTCGTCCCGGACGGCGCCGACCTGGACGCGCTCCGGGAGGCGGCGGCCGGATGCCGCGGCTGCCCGCTGCACCGCGCCACCACGCAGACGGTCTTCGGCGCCGGCGACCCGGGCGCCCGGGCCATGCTCGTGGGCGAGCAGCCGGGCGATCAGGAGGACCGGCAGGGCAAGCCCTTCGTGGGCCCGGCCGGCAAGGTCCTCGACCGGGCCCTGGCCGAGGCCGGGATCGACCCGGACGAGACGTACATCACCAACGCCGTCAAGCACTTCAAGTTCACCCATGTCCCCGAGCGCGGCAAGCGGCGCATCCACAAGCCGCCCAGCCTGCGCGAGCTCTCGGCCTGCGGGCCCTGGCTGGAGGCCGAGGTGGAGCTGATCGGGCCCGAGGTGATCGTGGCGCTCGGCGCCACGGCCGGGAAGGCGCTGCTCGGCTCGTCGTTCCGGGTGACCAAGGAGCGCGGGACGCGGCTGGAGGGCGACGCGTCGGGACCGGCGCGCGGCGCCCTGATCGTCCCCACGATCCACCCCTCCGCGGTGCTGCGGGCCGATGACCGGGAGGCGGTGTACGAGGGGCTGGTGGCGGATCTGCGGGTCGTGGCGGAGGTGCTCGGCTGA
- the mqnE gene encoding aminofutalosine synthase MqnE: MTGTTHDAGFKRELEEKVRAGERLSREDGIALYESDDLAWLGGLAHEVRTRKNGDVVHFNVNRHLNMTNVCTASCAYCSFQRKPGEKDAYTMRIEEAVRLAKAMENENLTELHIVNGLHPTLPWRYYPRSLKALKEALPQVSLKAFTATEIHHFEKISGMPASEILDELIDAGLESLTGGGAEIFDWEIRQHIVDHETHWEDWSRIHRLAHEKGLKTPCTMLYGHIEEPRHRVDHVLRLRELQDETGGFQVFIPLRYQHDFVDMKDGKIRNRLQARTTMATGAEALKTFAVSRLLFDNVPHVKVFWVMHGVQTAQLALNHGADDMDGSVVEYKITHDADSYGTPNKLTRDDLLELIRDAGFRPVERNTRYEIIREFEGPDAARRESPQPMRV; encoded by the coding sequence GTGACGGGGACCACACACGACGCGGGTTTCAAGCGGGAGTTGGAAGAGAAGGTCCGCGCGGGCGAGCGGCTCTCGCGGGAGGACGGCATCGCCCTCTACGAGTCCGACGACCTGGCCTGGCTGGGCGGTCTCGCCCATGAGGTGCGCACCCGTAAGAACGGCGACGTCGTGCACTTCAACGTCAATCGCCACCTCAACATGACGAACGTGTGCACCGCGTCCTGCGCGTACTGCTCCTTCCAGCGCAAGCCCGGCGAGAAGGACGCCTACACGATGCGCATCGAGGAGGCCGTCCGCCTCGCCAAGGCGATGGAGAACGAGAACCTCACCGAGCTCCACATCGTCAACGGCCTGCACCCGACCCTTCCCTGGCGCTACTACCCGCGCTCGCTCAAGGCGCTCAAGGAAGCCCTGCCGCAGGTCTCGCTGAAGGCGTTCACCGCCACCGAGATCCACCACTTCGAGAAGATCTCCGGCATGCCGGCCTCGGAGATCCTCGACGAGCTGATCGACGCCGGACTGGAGTCGCTCACCGGCGGCGGCGCCGAGATCTTCGACTGGGAGATCCGGCAGCACATCGTCGACCACGAAACCCACTGGGAGGACTGGTCGCGGATCCACCGGCTCGCGCACGAGAAGGGGCTCAAGACCCCCTGCACGATGCTCTACGGGCATATCGAGGAGCCCCGCCACCGGGTGGACCACGTGCTGCGCCTGCGTGAGCTCCAGGACGAGACCGGCGGCTTCCAGGTCTTCATCCCGCTGCGCTACCAGCACGACTTCGTGGACATGAAGGACGGCAAGATCCGCAACCGCCTTCAGGCCCGCACCACCATGGCGACCGGCGCCGAGGCGCTGAAGACCTTCGCCGTCTCGCGGCTGCTGTTCGACAACGTGCCGCACGTCAAGGTCTTCTGGGTGATGCACGGCGTGCAGACCGCACAGCTCGCGCTCAACCACGGCGCGGACGACATGGACGGCTCGGTCGTCGAGTACAAGATCACTCACGACGCCGACTCCTATGGGACGCCCAACAAGCTCACCCGTGACGACCTGCTCGAGCTGATCCGGGACGCCGGCTTCCGGCCGGTGGAGCGGAACACCCGCTACGAGATCATCCGCGAGTTCGAGGGCCCGGACGCGGCCCGCCGCGAGTCCCCGCAGCCGATGCGGGTGTGA
- a CDS encoding Lrp/AsnC family transcriptional regulator, with translation MDAVDRQLIQALRENGRASYAELGRLVGLSGPSVTDRINRLEAAGVITGYRATVDAASLGLGVTALIGIQLSDATDHEEVAHRMRELAEIEDCWFIAGDDSYMLKVRASDVDGLERTIRRLSGTKGVSRTRTTIVLSTKWENRVGELPEDIEA, from the coding sequence ATGGACGCGGTGGACAGGCAGCTCATCCAGGCCCTTCGGGAGAACGGCCGGGCCTCGTACGCGGAGCTGGGCAGGCTGGTCGGCCTCTCCGGGCCCAGCGTCACGGACCGGATCAACCGCCTGGAGGCCGCCGGGGTGATCACCGGTTATCGCGCGACCGTCGACGCCGCCTCCCTGGGGCTCGGCGTCACCGCCCTGATCGGCATTCAGCTCTCGGACGCCACCGACCACGAGGAGGTGGCCCACCGGATGCGCGAGCTCGCCGAGATCGAGGACTGCTGGTTCATCGCGGGCGACGACTCCTACATGCTCAAGGTGCGCGCCTCCGATGTGGACGGCCTGGAGCGGACCATCCGCCGGCTCTCCGGCACCAAGGGCGTCTCCCGCACCCGCACCACGATCGTGCTCTCCACCAAGTGGGAGAACCGGGTCGGCGAGCTTCCCGAGGACATCGAGGCGTAG
- a CDS encoding UbiX family flavin prenyltransferase, protein MSRRRPWVVGVSGASGTPYAASVLRALLAAGEAVDLVVSRASRLTLLDETGIGFRDAHWREDLRRWLARGADGRPDAFEVPAEVADVAHWAAGDLAAGPSSGSYPTKGMLIVPASTACVAGVALGLSKDLLQRAASVTLKERRKLVVAVRETPLNGQTLKALVSLDEAGAVVLPASPAFYAAATHIQDLVDFVAGRVLDAAGVPHKLYRRWEGELGGDRDRGTA, encoded by the coding sequence GTGAGCCGGCGCCGTCCCTGGGTGGTCGGCGTGTCCGGCGCGTCCGGGACGCCGTACGCCGCCTCGGTGCTGCGCGCGCTGCTGGCGGCGGGGGAGGCCGTCGACCTCGTGGTCAGCAGGGCGTCACGGCTGACGCTGCTGGACGAGACGGGGATCGGCTTCCGGGACGCCCACTGGCGCGAGGATCTGCGCCGCTGGCTGGCGCGGGGCGCGGACGGCAGGCCCGACGCCTTCGAGGTGCCCGCCGAGGTCGCGGACGTGGCCCACTGGGCGGCCGGGGACCTGGCCGCCGGGCCGTCCTCCGGCTCGTATCCGACCAAGGGGATGCTGATCGTCCCGGCGAGCACCGCGTGTGTGGCCGGGGTGGCGCTCGGGCTGTCGAAGGATCTGCTCCAGCGGGCCGCGAGCGTCACGCTCAAGGAACGGCGCAAGCTCGTGGTGGCGGTGCGCGAGACGCCGCTGAACGGGCAGACCCTCAAGGCTCTGGTGTCGCTGGACGAGGCGGGCGCGGTGGTGCTGCCCGCCTCGCCGGCGTTCTACGCGGCGGCGACGCACATCCAGGATCTGGTGGACTTCGTCGCGGGGCGGGTGCTGGACGCGGCGGGGGTGCCGCACAAGCTGTACCGCCGGTGGGAGGGGGAGCTCGGTGGGGACCGGGACCGGGGAACGGCCTAG
- the mqnP gene encoding menaquinone biosynthesis prenyltransferase MqnP, with amino-acid sequence MSADSATSDLFGPEPAPPGRVRAFLRLVMIEHSVFALPFAYTAALTAMHLWDGTVHWTRLLLITVAMVGMRTFAMACNRIIDREIDARNPRTAGRELVTGAVSVRTAWTGALIALAVFLGSAALLGPLCLALAPFAVVPMVVYPYGKRFTDFPHAILGLAQAIGPVGAWIGVTGEWSWDAVILGLAIGIWIGGFDLIYACQDVAADRAHGVRSVPARFGIAGALYGARVCHVVTTALLVWYALATGAGPFFWVGLVIVAVAFGYEHTIVRPGDLSRLNRAFFTVNGFIGIALFACALLDLVVRGLSP; translated from the coding sequence GTGAGCGCCGATTCCGCAACCTCCGATCTCTTCGGCCCCGAACCGGCGCCGCCCGGGCGGGTCCGCGCCTTTCTGCGGCTGGTGATGATCGAGCACTCGGTCTTCGCGCTGCCCTTCGCCTACACGGCCGCGCTGACCGCGATGCACCTGTGGGACGGCACCGTCCACTGGACGCGGCTGCTGCTGATCACGGTCGCCATGGTCGGCATGCGCACCTTCGCGATGGCCTGCAACCGGATCATCGACCGCGAGATCGACGCCCGCAATCCGCGCACCGCAGGCCGTGAGCTGGTCACCGGCGCCGTGTCGGTGCGCACCGCCTGGACCGGCGCCCTCATCGCGCTCGCCGTCTTCCTGGGCTCGGCGGCGCTCCTGGGCCCGCTCTGCCTGGCGCTGGCGCCGTTCGCGGTGGTGCCGATGGTGGTCTATCCGTACGGCAAGCGGTTCACCGACTTTCCGCACGCCATCCTGGGGCTGGCCCAGGCCATCGGCCCGGTGGGCGCCTGGATCGGGGTCACCGGCGAATGGTCGTGGGACGCGGTGATCCTCGGGCTCGCGATCGGCATCTGGATCGGCGGCTTCGACCTGATCTACGCCTGCCAGGACGTGGCGGCGGATCGGGCGCACGGGGTGCGGTCGGTGCCGGCCCGCTTCGGCATCGCGGGCGCCCTGTACGGGGCGCGCGTCTGCCATGTGGTCACCACGGCCCTGCTGGTCTGGTACGCGCTGGCCACCGGCGCCGGTCCGTTCTTCTGGGTGGGGCTGGTGATCGTCGCGGTGGCGTTCGGGTACGAGCACACCATCGTGCGGCCCGGCGATCTGTCCCGGCTGAACCGCGCCTTCTTCACGGTCAACGGCTTCATCGGGATCGCCCTCTTCGCCTGTGCGCTCCTGGACCTCGTGGTGCGGGGCCTCAGCCCGTGA
- a CDS encoding menaquinone biosynthesis decarboxylase yields the protein MAYDDLRSFLRALDKEGDLTRVKAEVDPYLEVGEIVDRVNKAGGPALLFENVKGSSMPLAMNVFGTDRRLLKALGLRSYDEISEKIGGLVKPELPQGFGGMREAFGKLGSMAHVPPKKVKEAPVQEVVLTGEDVDLDRLPALFTWPEDGGSFFNLGLTHTKHPETGVRNLGLYRLQRHDRRTIGMHWQIHKDSRNHYQVAARRGEKLPVAIAFGAPPAVTYASTAPLPGDIDEYLFAGFVQGRRVEMVDCKTVPLQVPAAAEVVIEGWLEPGKMLPEGPFGDHTGFYTPQEPFPALTIDCVTMRRRPLLQSIVVGRPPTEDGPLGRATERFFLPLLKIIIPDIVDYHLPESGGFHNCAIVSIDKKYPKHAQKVMHAIWGAHMMSLTKLIVVVDADCDVHDLHEVSWRALGNTDYGRDLTVVDGPVDHLDHASYQQFWGGKAGIDATAKWPEEGYTRDGGWPRMVMSDPEIADRVTKRWKEYGL from the coding sequence ATGGCTTATGACGATCTTCGTTCCTTTCTGCGGGCGCTCGACAAGGAAGGCGACCTCACGAGGGTCAAGGCCGAAGTCGATCCGTATCTGGAGGTCGGGGAGATCGTCGACCGGGTCAACAAGGCGGGCGGCCCCGCGCTGCTCTTCGAGAACGTCAAGGGCTCGTCGATGCCGCTGGCCATGAATGTCTTCGGCACCGACCGCCGCCTCCTCAAGGCCCTCGGACTCCGCTCGTACGACGAGATCAGCGAGAAGATCGGCGGGCTGGTCAAACCCGAGCTGCCGCAGGGATTCGGCGGTATGCGCGAGGCGTTCGGGAAGCTGGGCTCGATGGCCCATGTGCCGCCGAAGAAGGTGAAGGAGGCGCCCGTCCAGGAGGTGGTCCTCACCGGCGAGGACGTCGATCTGGACCGGCTTCCGGCGCTGTTCACCTGGCCCGAGGACGGCGGGTCGTTCTTCAACCTCGGCCTCACCCACACCAAGCACCCCGAGACCGGGGTGCGCAACCTCGGCCTCTACCGCCTCCAGCGCCATGACCGCCGCACCATCGGCATGCACTGGCAGATCCACAAGGACAGCCGCAACCACTACCAAGTGGCCGCCCGGCGCGGGGAGAAGCTCCCGGTGGCGATCGCCTTCGGCGCGCCGCCCGCCGTGACCTACGCCTCGACCGCGCCGCTGCCCGGCGACATCGACGAATACCTCTTCGCGGGGTTCGTCCAGGGCCGGCGGGTCGAGATGGTCGACTGCAAGACGGTGCCGCTCCAGGTCCCGGCGGCCGCCGAGGTCGTCATCGAGGGCTGGCTGGAGCCCGGAAAGATGCTGCCCGAGGGCCCGTTCGGCGACCATACGGGCTTCTACACGCCCCAGGAGCCGTTCCCGGCCCTGACCATCGACTGTGTGACGATGCGGCGGCGGCCGCTGCTCCAGTCGATCGTGGTGGGCCGTCCGCCGACCGAGGACGGACCGCTGGGGCGGGCGACCGAGCGGTTCTTCCTCCCGCTGCTCAAGATCATCATCCCGGACATCGTGGACTACCACCTCCCCGAGTCCGGCGGATTCCACAACTGCGCGATCGTCTCGATCGACAAGAAGTACCCCAAGCACGCGCAGAAGGTGATGCACGCCATCTGGGGCGCCCACATGATGTCGCTCACCAAGCTGATCGTCGTAGTCGACGCCGACTGCGATGTACACGACTTGCACGAGGTCTCCTGGCGCGCTCTGGGGAACACCGACTACGGCCGCGATCTGACCGTGGTCGATGGCCCCGTCGACCACCTCGACCACGCCTCGTACCAGCAGTTCTGGGGCGGCAAGGCGGGCATCGACGCCACCGCGAAATGGCCCGAGGAGGGCTATACGCGCGACGGCGGTTGGCCCCGCATGGTCATGTCCGACCCGGAGATCGCCGATCGGGTGACAAAGCGATGGAAGGAGTACGGGCTGTGA
- a CDS encoding PLD nuclease N-terminal domain-containing protein: protein MLRVLMILVPLALSIYAFIDCITTDEQDIRYIPKPIWAILVLLFPVVGSISWLIAGRKRAVAGGGGRGAARGAGGGGGWVAPDDNPEFLKSLNDKSRKDDEDARADPPGDQESDEERLKDWEADLRRREEELRRKGEGPGSGSGSGPEDSPPPAAS, encoded by the coding sequence ATGCTACGGGTGCTGATGATCCTGGTGCCGCTGGCACTGAGCATCTACGCGTTCATCGACTGCATCACCACCGACGAACAGGACATCCGCTATATCCCCAAGCCCATCTGGGCGATCCTCGTCCTGCTGTTCCCCGTCGTGGGCTCCATCTCCTGGCTGATCGCGGGCCGTAAGCGCGCCGTCGCCGGAGGCGGCGGCCGGGGCGCTGCCCGCGGCGCGGGCGGCGGGGGCGGATGGGTCGCGCCGGACGACAATCCCGAGTTCCTCAAGTCCCTGAACGACAAGAGCCGTAAGGACGACGAGGACGCGCGGGCCGACCCGCCCGGCGACCAGGAGAGCGACGAGGAGCGGCTGAAGGACTGGGAGGCCGACCTCCGCCGCCGCGAGGAGGAGCTGCGCCGCAAGGGCGAGGGGCCCGGCTCCGGTTCCGGTTCCGGTCCCGAGGACTCACCGCCGCCGGCCGCGTCCTGA
- the ccsB gene encoding c-type cytochrome biogenesis protein CcsB produces the protein MNLAAEVNENLAHYSNVLIYSAMAVYTLAFLAHIAEWVFGSRSAVGRTAAAITADAATAQRAKVTVQVGGQSGGTAVLERPKIVTRSAAGSRDVPDGPGAAGGTERGDVYGRIAVGLTVLAFLFHAVGVLFRALSVQRAPWGNMYEFSTTFAMVAVATYLVLLALKKNVRWIGLPLVTTVLLDLGLAVSVLYTDSDQLVPALHSYWLWIHVSCAIVSGASLYIGAVSTLLYLFRDRYEARLEDPEGKQYGRFATSVLERVPSAASLDKFAYRINATIFPLWTFTIIAGAIWAEAAWGRYWGWDPKEVWSFITWVAYACYLHARATAGWKGRKAAYLALIAFGCYLFNYYGVNIFITGKHSYAGV, from the coding sequence GCGCATATCGCCGAGTGGGTGTTCGGCAGCCGCAGCGCCGTCGGCCGCACCGCCGCCGCGATCACCGCCGACGCCGCGACCGCCCAGCGCGCCAAGGTGACCGTGCAGGTCGGCGGGCAGAGCGGCGGCACCGCCGTGCTGGAGCGACCGAAGATCGTCACCCGCTCCGCGGCGGGCAGCCGCGATGTGCCGGACGGGCCGGGCGCCGCGGGCGGCACCGAACGGGGCGATGTCTACGGCCGGATCGCGGTGGGCCTGACCGTACTGGCCTTCCTCTTTCATGCGGTGGGCGTCCTCTTCCGCGCGCTGTCGGTGCAGCGGGCCCCGTGGGGCAACATGTACGAGTTCTCCACGACCTTCGCCATGGTCGCGGTCGCCACGTACCTCGTGCTGCTGGCGCTGAAGAAGAATGTGCGCTGGATCGGGCTGCCCCTCGTCACCACGGTCCTCCTCGATCTCGGTCTCGCTGTCTCTGTCTTGTACACCGACAGCGACCAATTGGTTCCGGCCCTGCACTCGTACTGGCTGTGGATCCACGTCAGCTGCGCGATCGTCTCCGGCGCCTCGCTCTACATCGGGGCCGTCTCCACGCTGCTGTACCTCTTCCGCGACCGCTACGAGGCCCGGCTGGAGGACCCGGAGGGCAAGCAGTACGGCCGGTTCGCCACCTCCGTTCTGGAGCGGGTGCCCTCGGCGGCGTCGCTGGACAAGTTCGCGTACCGCATCAACGCCACGATCTTCCCGCTGTGGACCTTCACGATCATCGCGGGCGCGATCTGGGCCGAGGCGGCCTGGGGCCGCTACTGGGGCTGGGACCCCAAGGAGGTCTGGTCCTTCATCACCTGGGTCGCCTACGCCTGTTACCTGCACGCCCGCGCCACCGCAGGCTGGAAGGGCCGCAAGGCCGCCTACCTCGCGCTGATCGCCTTCGGCTGCTACCTGTTCAACTACTACGGCGTCAACATCTTCATCACCGGCAAGCACTCCTACGCCGGGGTCTGA